The following coding sequences are from one Panicum hallii strain FIL2 chromosome 5, PHallii_v3.1, whole genome shotgun sequence window:
- the LOC112895717 gene encoding acyl transferase 7-like isoform X1, whose translation MAAPKSIDRVAARRVVPAEPTPAGPLRLSWLDRYPTQMALIESLHVFKPAPDRVAAGGDVDASATGPARTIERALARALVSYYPLAGRLVLSEDGAQQAVDCSNAGVWFTEAAAACSLEDVDYLEAPLMIPKDELLPPTPAGEDERALVLLVQVTAFACGGFVVGFRFSHAVADGPGAAQFMNAVGELARGAGAAPAEPQWGRDAIPDPAAALVGSLPRPDGAKRLEYLAIDISADYINHFKGQYSAAHGGAAWCSAFEVLIAKAWQSRTRAAGFEPDSPVHLCFAMNARPMLHASLPRGGAGFYGNCYYIMRVSAPAGKVAGSSVTEVVKIIKDGKRRMPAEFARWAAGEMGADDGVDPYQITSDYRTLLVSDWTRLGFAEVDYGWGPPAHVVPLTNLDYIATCILVKPWAHKPGARLITQCVTPDRVAAFHEGMLDMN comes from the coding sequence ATGGCGGCGCCCAAGTCCATCGACCGGGTCGCGGCGCGGCGGGTGGTCCCGGCCGAGCCCACGCCGGCCGGGCCTCTCCGCCTCTCGTGGTTGGACCGGTACCCCACGCAGATGGCGCTCATCGAGTCGCTCCATGTGTTCAAGCCGGCCCCTGACCGCGTCGCTGCCGGCGGCGACGTCGATGCCTCCGCCACCGGCCCGGCCAGGACGATCGAGCGCGCCCTGGCCCGGGCATTGGTCAGCTACTACCCGCTGGCCGGCCGGCTGGTGCTCTCGGAGGACGGCGCGCAGCAGGCGGTGGACTGCAGCAACGCGGGCGTGTGGTTcacggaggccgcggcggcgtgcagccTCGAGGACGTGGACTACCTGGAGGCCCCGCTGATGATCCCCAAGGACGAGCTCCTCCCGCCCACGCCCGCCGGCGAGGATGAGCGCGCGCTCGTCCTGCTCGTCCAGGTCACCGCCTTCGCGTGCGGCGGCTTCGTCGTCGGGTTCCGGTTCAGCCACGCGGTCGCCGACGGGCCCGGCGCCGCGCAGTTCATGAACGCCGTCGGGGAgctggcgcgcggcgcgggggccgcGCCGGCGGAGCCGCAGTGGGGCCGCGACGCGATCCCGGACCCCGCGGCCGCCCTGGTCGGCAGCCTCCCGCGCCCCGACGGCGCCAAGCGGCTCGAGTACCTCGCCATCGACATCTCCGCCGACTACATCAACCACTTCAAGGGCCAGTAcagcgcggcgcacggcggcgcCGCCTGGTGCTCGGCGTTCGAGGTGCTGATAGCCAAGGCGTGGCAGAGCCGCACCCGGGCCGCCGGGTTCGAGCCGGACTCCCCCGTCCACCTCTGCTTCGCCATGAACGCGCGGCCCATGCTGCACGCCTCCCTcccgcgcggcggcgccgggttCTACGGCAACTGCTACTACATCATGCGGGTGTCGGCGCCGGCGGGCAAGGTGGCCGGGTCGTCGGTCACGGAGGTGGTCAAGATCATCAAGGACGGGAAGCGGCGCATGCCCGCGGAGTTcgcgcggtgggcggcgggggaGATGGGCGCCGACGACGGCGTCGACCCGTACCAGATCACGTCCGACTACCGGACGCTGCTGGTGTCCGACTGGACGCGGCTCGGGTTCGCGGAGGTGGACTACGGGTGGGGCCCGCCCGCGCACGTCGTGCCGCTGACGAACCTGGACTACATCGCCACGTGTATCCTGGTGAAGCCGTGGGCCCACAAGCCAGGGGCGCGGCTCATCACGCAGTGCGTCACCCCGGACCGCGTCGCCGCCTTCCACGAGGGCATGCTCGACATGAACTGA
- the LOC112895717 gene encoding acyl transferase 7-like isoform X2, with protein MIPKDELLPPTPAGEDERALVLLVQVTAFACGGFVVGFRFSHAVADGPGAAQFMNAVGELARGAGAAPAEPQWGRDAIPDPAAALVGSLPRPDGAKRLEYLAIDISADYINHFKGQYSAAHGGAAWCSAFEVLIAKAWQSRTRAAGFEPDSPVHLCFAMNARPMLHASLPRGGAGFYGNCYYIMRVSAPAGKVAGSSVTEVVKIIKDGKRRMPAEFARWAAGEMGADDGVDPYQITSDYRTLLVSDWTRLGFAEVDYGWGPPAHVVPLTNLDYIATCILVKPWAHKPGARLITQCVTPDRVAAFHEGMLDMN; from the coding sequence ATGATCCCCAAGGACGAGCTCCTCCCGCCCACGCCCGCCGGCGAGGATGAGCGCGCGCTCGTCCTGCTCGTCCAGGTCACCGCCTTCGCGTGCGGCGGCTTCGTCGTCGGGTTCCGGTTCAGCCACGCGGTCGCCGACGGGCCCGGCGCCGCGCAGTTCATGAACGCCGTCGGGGAgctggcgcgcggcgcgggggccgcGCCGGCGGAGCCGCAGTGGGGCCGCGACGCGATCCCGGACCCCGCGGCCGCCCTGGTCGGCAGCCTCCCGCGCCCCGACGGCGCCAAGCGGCTCGAGTACCTCGCCATCGACATCTCCGCCGACTACATCAACCACTTCAAGGGCCAGTAcagcgcggcgcacggcggcgcCGCCTGGTGCTCGGCGTTCGAGGTGCTGATAGCCAAGGCGTGGCAGAGCCGCACCCGGGCCGCCGGGTTCGAGCCGGACTCCCCCGTCCACCTCTGCTTCGCCATGAACGCGCGGCCCATGCTGCACGCCTCCCTcccgcgcggcggcgccgggttCTACGGCAACTGCTACTACATCATGCGGGTGTCGGCGCCGGCGGGCAAGGTGGCCGGGTCGTCGGTCACGGAGGTGGTCAAGATCATCAAGGACGGGAAGCGGCGCATGCCCGCGGAGTTcgcgcggtgggcggcgggggaGATGGGCGCCGACGACGGCGTCGACCCGTACCAGATCACGTCCGACTACCGGACGCTGCTGGTGTCCGACTGGACGCGGCTCGGGTTCGCGGAGGTGGACTACGGGTGGGGCCCGCCCGCGCACGTCGTGCCGCTGACGAACCTGGACTACATCGCCACGTGTATCCTGGTGAAGCCGTGGGCCCACAAGCCAGGGGCGCGGCTCATCACGCAGTGCGTCACCCCGGACCGCGTCGCCGCCTTCCACGAGGGCATGCTCGACATGAACTGA
- the LOC112891435 gene encoding uncharacterized protein LOC112891435, whose translation MAAAAPPEMGYPRRANGDGGNLLVPAARQLLDSGRAFTMLGALVLTWRRLARCNAEHAPAGFLLWLLGAGLATLSLVAARFPGLAAAGAALAGALRRYLLGGL comes from the coding sequence ATGgcggccgccgctccgccggaGATGGGCTATCCCCGCCGCGCCAACGGCGACGGCGGGAACCTCCTAGTACCAGCGGCGCGGCAGCTCCTCGACTCCGGCCGCGCCTTCACGATGCTCGGCGCGCTCGTCCTCACGTGGCGCCGCCTCGCTCGCTGCAACGCCGAGCACGCGCCCGCCGGCTTCCTCCTCTGGCTGCTCGGCGCGGGGCTCGCGACGCTGTCGCTCGTCGCCGCGCGGTTTCCCGGGctcgcggccgccggcgccgctctTGCGGGGGCGCTCCGCCGCTACCTGCTCGGCGGCCTCTGA